A part of Neoarius graeffei isolate fNeoGra1 chromosome 8, fNeoGra1.pri, whole genome shotgun sequence genomic DNA contains:
- the c8hxorf65 gene encoding uncharacterized protein CXorf65 homolog has translation MLIYIKHGENKQFLVNSHCSIICLLQYLRSILGLPASELDLCDETGVLLFMSRHLQDHASQILTSRKTYIVCTINRGSDGQYVSITPHVANPDSDLQEALQNQLVSLEQTRRKTLYASKDRIKSVQTPAQKQPVRRQKPASK, from the exons ATGTTGATTTACATAAAACATGGAG AGAACAAGCAGTTCTTGGTCAACAGCCATTGCTCCATCATTTGCTTGCTGCAGTACTTGAGATCCATACTAGGACTACCTGCGTCAG AGTTAGATCTGTGTGATGAAACAGGAGTGCTGCTCTTCATGTCCAGACACCTCCAGGATCATGCGAGTCAAATATTAACCTCTCGCAAAACATATATCGTATGCACCATCAACC GTGGCTCTGATGGACAATATGTCTCCATCACCCCACACGTGGCAAATCCCGACTCAGATCTACAGG AAGCGCTGCAGAATCAGTTAGTCAGTCTTGAGCAGACTCGTCGTAAAACCCTGTATGCTTCGAAGGACCGTATCAAGTCAGTCCAGACTCCGGCTCAGAAACAGCCTGTCAGACGTCAAAAGCCAGCGAGCAAATGA